In the genome of Limnobaculum zhutongyuii, one region contains:
- the lgt gene encoding prolipoprotein diacylglyceryl transferase, with product MNSNFLEFPKFDPVIFSLEPTLPLSLRWYGMMYLIGFVFALWLANRRAKQPGSGWTKDEVETMLYTGFLGVFVGGRLGYVLFYDFPSFLANPLYLFKVWEGGMSFHGGLLGVIAVMFWFAHRTKRTFFQVSDFIAPLIPFGLGVGRLGNFINGELWGRVTDFSWAMRFPTSRAADQLFAAQNPQWLPFMQDGMLPRHMSQLYEMCLEGIVLFVILNLFIQKKRPIGSVSGLFLIGYGSFRFIIEFFRQPDAQLGLFSNFFSMGQLLSLPMIIIGILMMVWAYRRPQTSKQQA from the coding sequence ATGAACTCTAATTTCTTGGAATTTCCTAAATTTGACCCGGTCATTTTTTCTTTAGAACCAACATTACCCCTCTCTTTGCGCTGGTACGGCATGATGTATCTGATAGGGTTTGTTTTTGCCCTATGGCTGGCGAATCGCCGGGCTAAGCAGCCGGGCAGTGGCTGGACTAAAGATGAAGTTGAAACCATGCTGTATACCGGTTTCCTGGGTGTCTTCGTTGGTGGTCGATTAGGATACGTTCTGTTTTATGACTTCCCCAGCTTTTTAGCCAATCCACTGTATCTGTTTAAGGTATGGGAAGGCGGAATGTCATTCCACGGTGGTTTACTGGGCGTGATTGCAGTGATGTTCTGGTTTGCTCACCGAACCAAACGCACTTTCTTTCAGGTTTCCGATTTTATCGCTCCGTTGATTCCGTTTGGTTTAGGCGTTGGGCGTTTAGGCAACTTTATTAATGGTGAGTTGTGGGGACGAGTAACCGATTTCTCCTGGGCTATGCGCTTCCCTACTTCCAGAGCTGCGGATCAACTGTTTGCTGCTCAGAACCCTCAGTGGCTACCCTTTATGCAAGATGGGATGTTGCCACGCCACATGTCTCAACTGTACGAGATGTGCCTGGAAGGTATCGTTCTGTTTGTGATTCTGAACCTGTTTATTCAGAAAAAACGCCCAATCGGTAGTGTGTCAGGTCTGTTCCTGATTGGTTATGGTTCATTCCGTTTCATTATTGAATTCTTCCGCCAGCCGGATGCTCAACTGGGGTTGTTTAGTAACTTCTTCAGTATGGGGCAATTACTCTCTTTACCAATGATCATTATCGGTATTTTGATGATGGTTTGGGCGTACCGCCGTCCGCAGACTTCGAAACAACAAGCATAG
- the rppH gene encoding RNA pyrophosphohydrolase produces the protein MIDDDGYRPNVGIVICNKQGQVLWARRFGQHSWQFPQGGINPGETPEQAMYRELFEEVGLSRKDVRILSYTRNWLRYKLPKRLVRWDTKPVCIGQKQKWFLLQLLSSEADINMQRSGTPEFDGWRWVSYWYPVRQVVSFKRDVYRRVMKEFSPVVMLLQEAKPQRTHPPHRRKKG, from the coding sequence GTGATCGATGATGATGGCTACCGCCCGAATGTTGGTATCGTAATTTGTAATAAACAAGGACAAGTTTTGTGGGCCAGACGTTTTGGTCAACATTCCTGGCAGTTTCCACAAGGGGGAATAAACCCCGGAGAAACGCCAGAACAGGCAATGTACCGAGAGCTTTTCGAGGAAGTTGGACTGAGTCGAAAAGATGTGCGGATCCTGAGTTATACACGAAACTGGTTACGATATAAGTTACCTAAACGTTTGGTGCGTTGGGATACCAAGCCCGTTTGTATTGGTCAGAAGCAAAAATGGTTTTTGTTACAGCTGTTAAGCAGTGAAGCAGATATCAATATGCAACGCAGTGGCACACCAGAGTTTGATGGCTGGCGCTGGGTTAGCTACTGGTATCCGGTTCGTCAGGTAGTCTCTTTTAAACGCGATGTTTACCGTCGGGTGATGAAAGAGTTCTCACCGGTCGTGATGTTATTGCAGGAAGCAAAACCTCAGCGAACACATCCTCCCCATCGCCGTAAAAAGGGATGA
- the thyA gene encoding thymidylate synthase, whose product MKQYLELMQKVLNEGTNKSDRTGTGTLSIFGHQMRFNLQDGFPLVTTKRCHIRSIIHELLWFLKGETNVAYLHENNVSIWDEWADDNGDLGPVYGKQWRAWGAADGRQIDQITKVVEQLKQDPDSRRIIVSAWNVGELDQMALAPCHAFFQFYVADGKLSCQLYQRSCDVFLGLPFNIASYALLVHMMAQQCDLEVGDFVWTGGDTHLYMNHMEQTHLQLSREPRALPKLVIKRKPASIFDYQFDDFEIEGYDPHPGIKAPVAI is encoded by the coding sequence ATGAAACAGTATCTGGAATTAATGCAAAAAGTCCTGAATGAGGGCACAAATAAATCTGACCGCACCGGTACCGGTACGCTGTCGATCTTTGGTCATCAGATGCGTTTCAATTTGCAGGATGGTTTTCCGCTGGTGACCACCAAGCGTTGCCATATTCGCTCTATTATTCATGAATTGTTATGGTTCCTGAAAGGTGAAACTAACGTTGCTTATCTGCATGAAAATAATGTCTCTATTTGGGATGAATGGGCAGATGATAACGGGGATTTAGGGCCAGTTTATGGTAAGCAATGGCGCGCCTGGGGTGCGGCAGATGGTCGTCAGATTGACCAAATCACTAAAGTGGTTGAACAGCTGAAACAAGATCCGGACTCGCGCCGCATTATTGTTTCTGCCTGGAACGTTGGTGAGTTAGATCAAATGGCACTGGCTCCTTGCCATGCCTTCTTCCAGTTTTATGTGGCGGATGGCAAGTTATCCTGTCAGCTTTACCAGCGTTCTTGTGACGTATTCCTGGGTTTACCATTTAATATCGCCAGCTATGCATTACTGGTTCATATGATGGCGCAGCAGTGCGATCTGGAAGTGGGGGACTTCGTCTGGACCGGTGGGGATACCCATCTGTATATGAACCATATGGAACAAACTCATTTGCAGCTTAGTCGTGAGCCGCGAGCGTTGCCTAAACTGGTGATTAAACGCAAACCAGCCTCTATTTTTGATTATCAGTTTGATGATTTTGAGATTGAAGGTTATGACCCGCATCCGGGAATTAAGGCGCCGGTGGCGATTTAA